The Thermocrinis ruber genome has a window encoding:
- a CDS encoding CobW family GTP-binding protein: MIPAFIITGYLGSGKTTLLLNAAREHFSEKRVAVIVNELGEVGVDGKILKNAYSEVLELPEGCICCTIHAEFEKAIRELREKYEPELLMVETSGSAEPFPVMISLQNLGCIIEGVICLIDTKNFHLYSQEDTAKHQIGSSNVLVLNKTDLVDESTLKQVEDSVVDIWNRYLLRNLFTNEPVFRSFKLYKTSFGKLPAEVFSGVFALQEKLYHLNGETHSHNHAQQVIYLDEPVDYNELLDIINKLPPDVIRLKGILKLKDFPEALVVNYSFGNLDTSYTLPHYEGKSFLVLIRSFN; the protein is encoded by the coding sequence TTTTCTGAGAAAAGGGTGGCGGTTATCGTCAATGAGCTTGGTGAGGTGGGCGTTGACGGGAAGATTCTGAAAAACGCATATTCTGAGGTTTTGGAACTTCCAGAAGGTTGTATATGTTGCACGATACACGCAGAATTTGAAAAGGCCATCAGGGAACTGAGGGAAAAGTATGAACCTGAACTGCTCATGGTGGAGACCTCTGGTTCTGCGGAGCCTTTTCCCGTTATGATAAGCCTTCAGAACCTAGGATGCATAATAGAAGGAGTAATATGCCTTATAGACACCAAGAACTTTCACCTATACAGTCAAGAGGATACCGCCAAACACCAGATAGGCAGTTCCAACGTGCTGGTTTTGAACAAAACAGACCTTGTGGATGAAAGCACGCTTAAACAGGTAGAGGATAGTGTTGTTGATATATGGAACAGGTATTTGCTTAGAAACCTCTTTACCAACGAGCCAGTTTTTAGGAGCTTTAAACTATACAAAACTTCTTTTGGAAAACTTCCCGCTGAAGTGTTTAGCGGTGTCTTTGCTTTGCAAGAAAAACTTTACCACCTTAACGGTGAAACGCACAGCCATAATCACGCACAACAAGTGATTTATCTTGACGAGCCTGTTGATTATAATGAACTTCTTGATATAATCAATAAACTACCACCGGACGTTATTAGGCTGAAGGGTATACTGAAGTTAAAAGACTTCCCTGAAGCGTTAGTTGTTAATTACTCCTTTGGCAATTTAGATACGAGTTATACATTACCCCATTACGAAGGGAAGTCCTTCCTTGTTCTGATACGCTCTTTTAATTAA
- a CDS encoding proton-conducting transporter membrane subunit, with product MVLEAIIVAIPLLSIITSLFLEKRLYSKVSTILTGIAFLLSLYVFLFTNKEGSFIFLRFDGLGTLLASYILLVSLVIHKYSENYMKDEQGFKRYFILLDLMTWNLLTLVLSNHLLVLFASWHLMGVILYFLLTFNNRRWQAVEWGRLALFTHRLADVSLLIAVLLLYKQYGTFEISKLVQMVTTEPSDTLWIPTLLIILSGILKSAQIPFHVWLVYSMEGPTPVSALMHAGIVNAGAIIAGKFSFLFAYDLYGLSLSFLVGIITAVLGSTLMLMQNDVKKALGYSTVGQMGYMMMEVGVGAFALAIYHMMAHGIFKATLFLSSGGVIHEARKDPNIPRDEVYDALIKKEGTYKDMPTVFYGAITLLVPLILVLITHYIFKPDFFKYQAPLILLFFGWITSAQVLLNLFKVGREKPLLTAFLGIVSLFVLLSIYVLMSHLLRGFVFPYEGLQEKVYERAFSNPVLFILGIAISLILVLVGWILIYFANREEPLKVHLSLYAHLSRELYFPDLYKLIGEGFMKLARLLSFTSLSAVSAYGVFYTGETSENFPLDALILAFFIPLFPISLITSYLIRRFWIYSYPLIALLGVISLEFIKIPNYEFLYYLASFTLLFHSLRAVVSQSFKEGISELYPALLSLIWLSKKEAYFAFLLLPSALLYLLGIYTKRVLHTDSFYYAGGFIEKMPIYSLLLVIASLQACLTPFMPSFYPFFDALLKANALQAALLITGWFMLGVAMALTAWSPLHGRPREDINYSDLLRR from the coding sequence ATGGTTCTTGAAGCAATCATCGTGGCTATACCCCTGCTTTCCATAATAACTTCCCTGTTTTTGGAAAAGAGGCTTTACTCAAAGGTGAGCACCATTCTTACAGGCATTGCCTTCCTTCTGAGCCTGTATGTGTTTTTATTTACCAACAAAGAGGGTTCTTTTATCTTTCTCAGGTTTGATGGACTTGGCACCCTTCTTGCCTCCTACATACTCCTTGTGAGCCTTGTGATCCATAAGTACTCGGAAAACTATATGAAGGACGAGCAAGGGTTTAAAAGATACTTCATCCTGCTTGACTTGATGACTTGGAATCTATTAACCCTTGTGCTTTCAAACCACCTGCTCGTTCTTTTTGCCTCCTGGCACTTGATGGGAGTAATCCTTTACTTTTTGCTTACCTTTAACAACAGAAGATGGCAAGCGGTGGAGTGGGGAAGGCTCGCACTCTTTACTCACAGGCTTGCGGACGTTTCCCTTCTAATAGCAGTCCTTTTACTCTACAAACAGTATGGCACCTTTGAGATAAGCAAGTTAGTACAAATGGTCACCACAGAACCTTCGGATACCCTATGGATACCAACGCTCTTGATAATACTGAGCGGTATATTAAAGTCTGCACAGATACCCTTTCACGTTTGGTTGGTTTATAGCATGGAAGGTCCCACTCCTGTATCCGCCCTTATGCATGCGGGCATAGTAAATGCTGGCGCCATCATAGCAGGCAAGTTTTCCTTCTTGTTTGCTTACGACCTCTATGGACTCAGTCTTTCCTTCTTGGTAGGTATAATAACTGCGGTGTTGGGCTCCACCCTTATGCTGATGCAGAATGATGTGAAGAAGGCGTTGGGATACTCCACCGTAGGACAGATGGGCTATATGATGATGGAAGTGGGCGTGGGTGCCTTTGCCCTTGCCATCTACCACATGATGGCTCACGGCATATTCAAGGCTACCCTGTTTCTCTCCTCGGGTGGTGTTATACACGAGGCAAGAAAAGACCCTAACATTCCAAGGGACGAAGTTTACGACGCATTGATAAAAAAGGAGGGAACGTACAAAGATATGCCTACAGTGTTTTATGGAGCCATTACCTTGTTGGTGCCACTTATTTTAGTTTTGATTACTCACTATATATTTAAGCCGGATTTCTTTAAATACCAAGCTCCCCTCATACTTTTGTTCTTTGGCTGGATCACGTCCGCCCAGGTACTTCTGAACCTTTTCAAGGTGGGCAGGGAAAAACCTCTGCTTACTGCCTTCTTAGGTATCGTTTCCCTGTTTGTTCTTCTGAGCATATATGTCCTTATGTCCCATCTCCTTAGAGGCTTTGTCTTTCCTTACGAAGGTCTTCAGGAAAAGGTATACGAAAGGGCTTTTTCTAACCCTGTGCTTTTTATACTTGGCATAGCTATAAGCTTAATTTTGGTCTTGGTGGGCTGGATACTCATATACTTTGCCAACAGGGAGGAACCTTTGAAGGTTCACCTGAGCCTTTACGCTCATCTTTCTAGGGAGCTTTACTTCCCAGACCTTTATAAGCTTATAGGAGAAGGCTTTATGAAGTTGGCACGCCTTTTATCCTTTACTTCTCTTTCTGCGGTGTCTGCTTATGGAGTCTTCTACACAGGAGAAACTTCGGAGAATTTCCCTCTGGACGCACTCATACTTGCGTTCTTTATTCCCCTGTTTCCCATAAGTCTGATAACCTCTTACCTTATAAGAAGGTTCTGGATATACTCTTATCCGCTCATCGCCCTTTTGGGTGTGATAAGCCTTGAGTTCATAAAAATACCAAACTACGAGTTCCTCTACTACCTCGCAAGCTTTACGCTACTTTTCCACTCGCTAAGGGCTGTGGTAAGTCAGAGCTTTAAGGAAGGTATCTCGGAGCTGTATCCTGCACTCCTTAGCCTGATTTGGCTATCCAAGAAAGAAGCTTACTTTGCTTTCCTCCTCTTGCCTTCTGCCCTTCTCTATCTTCTTGGCATTTACACTAAAAGGGTGCTACACACAGACAGCTTTTATTACGCCGGTGGATTTATAGAAAAGATGCCTATCTACTCCCTTCTGTTAGTAATCGCCTCTTTGCAGGCATGCCTTACACCCTTTATGCCGAGCTTCTATCCATTCTTTGATGCACTCTTGAAAGCCAATGCCCTACAGGCAGCTCTGCTAATAACAGGATGGTTTATGCTCGGTGTAGCCATGGCACTTACTGCATGGAGCCCACTGCACGGACGACCAAGAGAGGATATAAATTATTCAGACCTTCTGAGGAGGTGA
- a CDS encoding DUF2309 domain-containing protein, translating into MEKGRKLYIRSLVNISAEPIAYFWPMRTFITRNPLREFENKPFKDALKEGELLFGGRGYLKREDYRELYSKGYMKERFLREGIRRFLSFVEPKADLPYEELLFTLLVEDIKEPTLNNLYKGEINKDTMNALLEHFTEDPAQVCRELLLSIGLKHTIQDIIKLLTGKDLSQTIDELTIKTAFDFLDEGQSTIDMPGRSAGFYKAWRELAKRNLRFFLWAGKGLKEMVESFEEPEPAIEYVLTSFELPQALWEGYITLELARLKGIVGFIKWRSHNKFYYWQKVHPVDVVDYTAIRLLIAKAVIDANKKDLPFEPTYRALEEFLSKDYARAYLKYELATKRCPPQLWDRIRDYLKKPHEKVEEYTKAKAEILTLSYYQFLANWTKKVGIDINSISPEHVLELVKVYEKFKEEEGYICLRALEDTHIENLIESIRLSQETQEKPLAQALFCIDVRSERFRRNLESLGRYQTYGIAGFFGVPFALVNLQKGHEEFLCPVIVIPKNVVFEMPYKKGGVGKEKAIHQVLHGVKDHILAPFVAVEMIGLAFGFDFLGKTFLPEKYLKLKELTLKDHTRTSLMVNKLSDEEIEQITRTYYFNVIRSVLQEYLGMQDIDDKVVSRVYEACINSENTLDENLKKAVEVLKSKYKVDRGYVELFKERLKSVGFTKEEQAFLVSTALKSIGLTKDFAPIVFVLGHGSRSENNPYESALDCGACGGASGIYNARAFCIMANDPEVRQIMVQKHGLEIPSSTVFVPGIHNTTTDEILLYDLEFLPANYLPLLENIRKDFERARELTLIERGQFLDAKKPEEVYRKAYDWSEVRPEWGLSGNYAFIIGRRSLTSSANLMGRVFLHSYDYRVDKKGFLLENILAGPAVVGQWINSEYYFSTVDNEVYGSGSKVYHNVVGRIGVMTGNYSDLRTGLPAQTVLKEGKPFHVPVRYTLFIEAPFELAKGAINKIRKIRELMQNEWINVIILDPESGIFYRYLEGNWVEYLKKEEVKV; encoded by the coding sequence ATGGAAAAGGGAAGAAAGCTGTACATAAGGTCTCTTGTAAATATATCTGCTGAACCGATAGCATATTTTTGGCCTATGAGAACTTTCATAACCCGGAATCCACTAAGGGAGTTTGAAAATAAACCCTTTAAGGACGCCCTAAAAGAGGGAGAGCTTTTATTTGGAGGCAGGGGTTATCTCAAAAGGGAGGACTACAGAGAACTTTATTCTAAAGGCTACATGAAGGAACGGTTTCTAAGGGAAGGCATAAGAAGGTTCCTTTCCTTTGTGGAACCTAAGGCGGACCTTCCCTACGAAGAACTGCTTTTTACCCTTTTGGTTGAGGACATAAAGGAGCCCACTTTAAACAACCTATACAAGGGGGAGATAAACAAGGATACAATGAACGCCCTATTGGAACACTTTACAGAGGACCCAGCCCAAGTGTGCAGGGAGCTTTTGCTATCCATAGGTTTAAAGCATACAATACAGGACATCATAAAACTACTAACCGGTAAGGACCTTTCCCAGACCATAGACGAGCTCACCATAAAGACAGCCTTTGACTTTTTGGACGAAGGACAATCCACCATAGACATGCCCGGTAGGAGTGCGGGCTTTTACAAAGCTTGGAGAGAGCTCGCAAAGAGGAACCTAAGGTTCTTCTTATGGGCAGGGAAGGGTTTAAAGGAAATGGTGGAATCCTTTGAAGAGCCCGAGCCCGCCATAGAGTATGTGCTAACTTCTTTTGAACTCCCCCAAGCCCTTTGGGAGGGATACATAACCCTTGAACTGGCCCGTCTAAAGGGTATAGTGGGTTTTATAAAATGGCGTTCTCACAACAAGTTTTACTACTGGCAAAAGGTACATCCTGTTGATGTTGTGGATTACACCGCCATAAGACTTTTGATAGCCAAGGCGGTAATAGATGCCAACAAAAAGGACCTTCCCTTTGAACCTACCTACAGGGCATTGGAAGAGTTTTTAAGCAAGGACTATGCCAGAGCCTACCTTAAATACGAGCTTGCCACAAAGAGATGCCCACCCCAACTCTGGGATCGTATAAGGGATTATCTAAAGAAGCCTCACGAAAAAGTAGAAGAATACACAAAAGCAAAGGCGGAAATTCTAACGCTTAGCTATTATCAGTTTCTGGCAAACTGGACGAAAAAGGTAGGCATAGACATAAACAGCATCAGCCCAGAGCATGTCCTTGAACTGGTAAAAGTTTATGAAAAGTTCAAAGAGGAAGAAGGTTACATATGCCTCAGGGCCCTTGAGGATACACACATAGAGAACCTGATAGAGTCCATAAGGTTATCCCAAGAGACGCAAGAAAAGCCCCTTGCTCAAGCTCTGTTCTGTATAGATGTACGTTCTGAGCGTTTCAGGAGGAACCTTGAGAGCTTAGGAAGGTATCAAACTTACGGTATAGCAGGCTTTTTTGGTGTTCCCTTTGCCTTAGTAAACCTTCAAAAAGGGCACGAAGAGTTTTTGTGTCCTGTGATAGTAATTCCAAAAAATGTGGTTTTTGAGATGCCCTACAAAAAGGGTGGAGTAGGAAAGGAGAAAGCCATACACCAGGTCCTCCACGGTGTAAAAGACCACATACTGGCACCCTTTGTGGCGGTGGAGATGATAGGACTTGCCTTTGGTTTTGACTTCTTGGGAAAGACCTTCCTACCAGAGAAGTATCTAAAGCTTAAAGAGCTCACCCTCAAAGACCACACAAGAACATCCTTAATGGTAAATAAGCTATCGGATGAAGAAATAGAACAGATAACAAGGACTTACTACTTTAACGTTATAAGGTCAGTATTGCAAGAGTACCTTGGAATGCAGGATATTGACGACAAGGTTGTAAGCCGGGTGTACGAAGCCTGTATAAACAGTGAGAACACGCTTGATGAAAACCTGAAAAAGGCGGTTGAAGTTTTGAAAAGCAAGTACAAAGTGGACCGCGGTTATGTGGAACTTTTCAAAGAAAGACTTAAAAGCGTAGGCTTTACAAAGGAAGAACAGGCATTTCTAGTATCCACAGCCCTAAAAAGCATCGGTTTAACCAAAGACTTTGCCCCAATAGTTTTTGTGCTTGGACATGGGAGCAGGTCTGAGAACAATCCTTACGAGTCCGCCTTAGATTGTGGTGCCTGCGGTGGTGCTTCAGGTATTTATAACGCAAGGGCATTCTGCATTATGGCTAACGACCCTGAGGTAAGGCAGATAATGGTCCAAAAGCACGGATTGGAGATACCATCAAGCACTGTGTTTGTACCCGGAATCCATAACACCACTACCGATGAAATACTCCTTTATGACCTTGAGTTTTTGCCTGCGAACTACCTACCACTACTTGAAAACATAAGGAAAGACTTTGAAAGAGCCAGGGAACTCACCCTTATAGAAAGAGGGCAGTTTTTGGATGCAAAGAAGCCGGAGGAGGTTTACAGGAAAGCCTACGATTGGTCTGAAGTTAGACCAGAGTGGGGTCTTTCTGGCAACTATGCCTTCATTATAGGCAGGAGAAGCCTTACGAGCTCCGCCAACTTGATGGGTAGAGTATTCTTGCACTCCTACGACTATCGCGTAGATAAAAAAGGTTTCTTGCTGGAAAACATACTGGCAGGTCCAGCGGTTGTAGGTCAATGGATAAACTCTGAATACTATTTTTCAACAGTGGACAACGAAGTTTACGGTAGCGGAAGCAAGGTCTATCACAACGTAGTGGGAAGAATAGGTGTCATGACTGGTAATTACAGCGACCTAAGAACAGGTCTGCCCGCCCAAACGGTGCTAAAGGAGGGTAAGCCCTTCCATGTACCCGTAAGGTACACGCTTTTTATAGAGGCTCCCTTTGAGTTGGCAAAAGGAGCAATCAACAAAATAAGGAAAATAAGGGAGCTTATGCAAAACGAATGGATTAACGTGATCATCCTTGACCCAGAAAGCGGAATCTTTTATAGATACTTAGAAGGCAATTGGGTTGAATATCTTAAAAAGGAGGAGGTAAAGGTATGA
- a CDS encoding DUF190 domain-containing protein, producing MKNVKLHEMKKVEIVVRGEDLDFVIDLLERAGVSGYTIIHNLSGKGSHGFHEGHLLFNEEDTLVMVISVMPENLVEAVLEGITPFLNKHSGVVFVSSVMVSRVEKFSGSISTSAGGGS from the coding sequence ATGAAGAACGTAAAGCTTCACGAGATGAAAAAAGTAGAGATAGTTGTCAGAGGAGAAGACTTAGACTTTGTAATTGACCTGCTTGAGAGGGCGGGCGTCAGTGGCTACACTATAATACACAACCTTTCCGGAAAGGGTAGCCATGGTTTCCACGAAGGACATCTCCTATTCAACGAAGAGGATACCCTTGTGATGGTTATCTCGGTAATGCCAGAAAACCTTGTTGAAGCGGTGCTTGAGGGCATAACTCCTTTTCTAAACAAGCACTCTGGAGTTGTGTTTGTAAGCAGTGTTATGGTAAGCAGAGTAGAAAAGTTTAGTGGTAGTATATCAACAAGCGCAGGTGGAGGGAGTTGA
- a CDS encoding SulP family inorganic anion transporter, with protein sequence MKIGINFNPAPFLFWLKDYNRDKFIKDLIAGLTIAAVLVPQSMAYALLAGMPPIYGLYASFLPVAVAALFGSSRFLATGPVAIIALLSASAVQGLAEPGSQRWVELMAILALMVGFITFFVGLFKLGFVVELISTSVITGFVSAGALVIALSQVGHFLGFSVAKTTHIYTVIADIIQKIGQANPYTLAIGVLAYAIIWLSRKIHPLVPGALLAVIITSLLSYHFQLKNFGVSIVGDVPQGIPGPYIPSVDFETLASLWGGALVVAAVGLMEAMSIAKRLAFQAGDRWDANQELIGQGLANIVAGIFRGFPVGGSFSRSALNFQLGGQSPLVGVITASVIGLTLLLIAPAFYYLPKATLSAIVLSAVIGLIKPQEIFKLYKINKMDGIIAGITFVSVFFMDLWVALTLGIVISLGSFVYKTMYPRIVVLTRNPQSHTFVNAERERLPECPQILYIRPNMSIYYANAEYVYEYILQKAQERQKDRPLKYVLVDLEAVNYIDATGGQTLMRLFDELKRMGLEPALANIGCDVFPILDRLGFDKKVREDLVFDSKGQSITELFKKLDHEYCAKVCPYAVFKECYSVKPADFKPITSL encoded by the coding sequence ATGAAGATAGGCATTAACTTCAATCCCGCACCCTTTCTTTTTTGGTTGAAGGACTACAACAGAGATAAGTTTATTAAGGATCTTATAGCTGGGCTTACTATAGCAGCGGTTTTGGTACCCCAGAGTATGGCTTACGCCCTGCTGGCGGGTATGCCACCCATCTACGGGCTCTACGCATCCTTTTTACCGGTAGCTGTGGCTGCCCTCTTTGGCAGTTCAAGGTTTTTGGCAACTGGTCCAGTGGCAATAATTGCCCTTCTGTCTGCCTCTGCGGTGCAAGGGCTTGCAGAACCGGGCTCCCAAAGATGGGTAGAGCTGATGGCAATCTTAGCCCTCATGGTGGGCTTTATAACGTTTTTTGTAGGACTTTTTAAGTTGGGTTTTGTTGTAGAACTCATATCCACCAGTGTAATAACGGGTTTTGTAAGTGCGGGTGCCTTGGTTATAGCCCTGTCTCAGGTGGGGCACTTCTTGGGTTTTAGCGTGGCTAAAACTACTCATATATACACCGTGATTGCGGATATAATCCAAAAGATAGGGCAAGCTAACCCATACACACTGGCAATAGGAGTCTTAGCCTATGCCATTATTTGGCTCTCAAGGAAGATTCACCCTCTTGTGCCAGGAGCGTTGCTGGCGGTTATAATAACCTCCCTTCTATCTTACCACTTTCAGCTAAAAAACTTTGGTGTTTCCATCGTGGGAGATGTGCCTCAGGGCATACCAGGTCCATACATTCCATCAGTAGATTTTGAAACTTTGGCATCCCTCTGGGGTGGTGCCCTGGTGGTAGCTGCCGTTGGCTTGATGGAGGCTATGTCTATAGCTAAACGTCTAGCCTTTCAGGCGGGGGACAGATGGGACGCAAACCAAGAGCTGATAGGTCAGGGGCTCGCCAACATCGTGGCAGGAATATTTAGAGGCTTTCCGGTGGGAGGCTCCTTTTCAAGGTCTGCCCTGAACTTTCAGCTGGGTGGCCAAAGCCCCCTGGTAGGCGTAATAACTGCCTCAGTTATTGGTCTTACCCTTTTGCTTATAGCCCCCGCTTTCTATTACCTTCCCAAGGCAACCCTGTCCGCCATAGTGCTTTCTGCGGTCATAGGCCTTATAAAACCTCAGGAGATTTTCAAGCTATATAAAATCAATAAAATGGATGGTATCATTGCGGGTATAACCTTCGTCAGCGTTTTCTTTATGGACCTGTGGGTTGCCCTTACCCTCGGCATTGTAATATCGCTCGGCTCTTTTGTCTATAAAACCATGTATCCACGTATTGTGGTGCTAACAAGAAATCCCCAGTCTCATACCTTTGTAAACGCAGAAAGAGAAAGATTGCCCGAATGTCCCCAGATACTATACATAAGACCTAACATGTCTATATACTATGCCAACGCAGAGTATGTTTACGAATACATTCTCCAAAAGGCACAGGAAAGACAAAAAGACAGACCATTAAAGTATGTGCTGGTAGATTTGGAGGCGGTCAATTACATTGATGCCACCGGTGGTCAGACCCTTATGAGGCTCTTTGATGAACTAAAAAGGATGGGCTTAGAGCCTGCCCTTGCAAACATTGGCTGTGATGTCTTCCCCATATTGGACAGGCTTGGTTTTGACAAAAAGGTTAGAGAGGACCTTGTCTTTGACTCAAAGGGTCAGTCCATAACCGAACTGTTTAAAAAGCTAGACCATGAATACTGTGCCAAGGTTTGTCCCTACGCGGTCTTTAAAGAGTGCTACAGTGTTAAGCCCGCCGATTTCAAACCTATAACGAGCTTGTAA
- the rplS gene encoding 50S ribosomal protein L19, whose protein sequence is MGGLLQEVQKVYTPQREFPELKVGNTVRVYYKIVEGEKERVQPFEGVVIRIRGSGLDKTFTVRKESYGVGIERTFPYYSPNIEKIELVKYGKVRRARLYFLRKYKGKEALSKIREIKPWELKKK, encoded by the coding sequence ATGGGTGGTTTGTTGCAAGAGGTCCAAAAAGTTTACACCCCCCAAAGGGAATTTCCCGAGCTAAAGGTGGGGAACACAGTTAGGGTGTATTACAAGATAGTGGAAGGTGAAAAGGAAAGGGTTCAGCCTTTTGAGGGTGTGGTTATAAGAATAAGGGGCTCAGGGTTAGATAAGACCTTTACAGTCCGCAAGGAGTCCTACGGAGTGGGTATAGAGAGGACATTTCCCTATTACAGTCCTAACATTGAAAAGATAGAGCTCGTGAAGTATGGAAAGGTGCGTAGGGCAAGGCTCTACTTCCTGAGAAAGTACAAAGGTAAAGAAGCCCTAAGCAAGATAAGGGAGATCAAACCCTGGGAACTCAAGAAAAAGTAA
- a CDS encoding ribonuclease HII → MLDFERSLWEKGLVVAGVDEAGRGPLAGPVVACAVILPPFTEPFLKGDSKKLSKKEREEAYEHIKKIAIAIGTAVVDSTVIDRLNILNATKLAMERALEDLKTRFDVVISDYVKLEKFNCIPLVKGDERSLSCACASVVAKVLRDRIMEHYHGYFPDFNFHKNKGYPTPDHLRVLRELKPTPIHRKSFLPLRQPELYAYSRSA, encoded by the coding sequence ATGCTTGACTTTGAAAGGTCCCTTTGGGAGAAGGGACTTGTGGTGGCGGGTGTAGATGAGGCTGGGCGGGGTCCTTTGGCGGGTCCCGTGGTTGCCTGCGCGGTGATCCTCCCACCCTTCACAGAACCCTTTTTAAAGGGCGACTCTAAAAAGCTCTCCAAAAAAGAGAGAGAAGAAGCCTACGAACATATTAAAAAAATAGCCATAGCCATAGGCACAGCGGTGGTTGATAGCACGGTGATAGACAGGCTAAACATCCTGAACGCCACCAAGTTAGCGATGGAGAGGGCTTTGGAGGATCTAAAAACAAGGTTTGATGTGGTGATCTCGGACTATGTGAAATTGGAAAAGTTTAACTGCATTCCTTTGGTTAAGGGGGACGAAAGGAGCTTAAGCTGTGCTTGTGCCTCTGTGGTGGCAAAGGTGCTGAGGGACAGGATTATGGAACACTACCATGGATATTTTCCGGACTTTAACTTTCACAAAAACAAGGGCTATCCTACCCCAGACCACCTGAGGGTCCTGAGGGAGTTAAAACCTACCCCAATACACAGAAAAAGCTTTTTACCTTTAAGACAGCCAGAGCTTTATGCATATTCCCGTTCTGCTTGA
- the rsmH gene encoding 16S rRNA (cytosine(1402)-N(4))-methyltransferase RsmH, giving the protein MHIPVLLEEAVDLLLGSGGRLFVDCTVGLGGHTRRILEKNPQAFVIGIDRDPFALEKAEENLKEFEGRFSLYKANYSDLDLVLKEEGVEAVDGFLFDLGVSMLQLKSPRGFSFQRDEPLDMRMDPEEKLTAFDVVNKYSEKDLERILREYGEERKAEAIAKAIVLQRSKKPIETTGELVDVVLSVVKRTGRIHPATKVFQAIRIEVNKELEHLKIALWKVPRYLRKGGRLVVISFHSLEDRIVKNFFKEHASQFKILTKKPITPSREEVMRNPASRSAKLRAGEKL; this is encoded by the coding sequence ATGCATATTCCCGTTCTGCTTGAGGAAGCGGTAGACCTACTTCTGGGAAGCGGAGGAAGGCTTTTTGTAGATTGTACAGTAGGACTTGGGGGACACACAAGAAGAATTTTAGAAAAGAACCCGCAAGCCTTTGTTATAGGCATAGACAGGGATCCCTTTGCCTTGGAGAAAGCGGAGGAAAACCTGAAAGAGTTTGAGGGAAGGTTCAGCCTATACAAAGCAAACTATTCGGACCTTGACTTGGTCTTAAAGGAAGAGGGCGTAGAGGCGGTAGATGGCTTTCTCTTTGACCTTGGCGTGTCTATGCTACAGTTAAAGAGCCCACGAGGTTTTTCCTTCCAGAGGGATGAACCCTTGGACATGAGAATGGACCCAGAAGAGAAGCTAACTGCCTTTGATGTGGTCAACAAATACTCGGAGAAGGATTTGGAAAGAATACTTAGAGAGTACGGAGAGGAGAGAAAGGCAGAGGCAATAGCAAAGGCGATAGTTTTGCAAAGGAGCAAAAAACCCATAGAGACCACCGGCGAGCTTGTGGATGTGGTACTATCTGTGGTAAAAAGGACTGGAAGAATTCATCCAGCCACAAAGGTCTTTCAGGCAATAAGGATAGAAGTAAACAAAGAGTTGGAGCATTTAAAGATTGCCCTCTGGAAGGTTCCCCGTTATCTCAGAAAGGGTGGAAGACTGGTGGTAATATCTTTCCACTCCTTGGAGGATAGGATCGTTAAAAATTTCTTCAAAGAGCATGCCTCTCAGTTTAAAATTCTCACCAAGAAGCCGATTACTCCAAGTAGAGAAGAGGTGATGAGAAACCCAGCCAGCAGGAGTGCCAAACTTAGGGCGGGGGAAAAGCTATGA